A single genomic interval of Malania oleifera isolate guangnan ecotype guangnan chromosome 11, ASM2987363v1, whole genome shotgun sequence harbors:
- the LOC131168564 gene encoding pentatricopeptide repeat-containing protein At4g20770: MVYVSKFFLVLYALPMERNSTHLAHLLQSCIDKKAHLAGKLLHAHILRVGLSNDTFLSNRLLELYSICGALGSAIHLFYKMPHKDVYSWNAMLGAYSKAGEVQDAHSLFVKMPERNTVSWNTLITTLVRRGSEEKALDVYYRMIAEGYVPTRFTLASVLSACGALTELEHGRRCHGLSIKNGLDKNLYVSNAVLCLYAKCRSVKDAIRAFEDVPHPNEVSFTAMMGALAESDRVEEAVEVFRLVHRNGVNIDSVALSSILGVLTRGGTKDFGPCDQGGEVSYSLHGQQVHCITVKLGFEIDLHLSNSLLDMYAKNGNMDKAELIFANMQESSVVSWNIMIAGYGQKLQSEKALYFFQRMSSRGLDPDEITYINMLAACVRSGDIETGRQMFDKIPYPSLSSWNALLSGYSQNENHKEALELFREMQFRSFGPDRTTLAIILSSCAGMDLLECGKQVHAVSQKAALHTDIYVASGLIGIYSKCGKVEMAKHVFYRLRELDIVCWNALIAGLSFNTLDSEAFTLFKQMRKKGILPSEFSYTAMLSCCVNLCSLSQGRQVHAQLAKDGYITDVCVGSTLINMYCKCGDVNGARHFFDLMPEKNTITWNQMIHGFAQNGRGDEAVRLYENMIVSGEKPDGITFIAVLSACNHAGLVDAGIKIFNSMQPEHGVEALLDHYTCIIDCLGRSGRFHEVEILVDKMPYKDDPVIWEVLLSSCRVHGNVSLARRAADELFHLDPQNSVPYVLLTNIYASLGRWDEARAVRELMSAKQVIKDPGYSWIEHKNDLQPFIFDQGLSHGVDVKDETFFFSGQLNDKASLYLAAERLKGNNIMGMR, translated from the coding sequence ATGGTCTACGTCTCCAAGTTCTTCCTAGTTTTATACGCACTACCGATGGAGCGTAATTCTACCCACTTGGCACATTTGTTGCAGTCTTGCATCGACAAGAAAGCCCACCTAGCGGGCAAACTCCTTCATGCTCATATCTTGCGAGTTGGGTTGTCCAATGATACATTTCTCTCCAATCGTCTCCTTGAGTTGTACTCAATTTGTGGCGCCTTGGGGTCCGCCATCCATTTGTTCTATAAAATGCCTCACAAAGACGTTTATTCTTGGAATGCCATGTTGGGCGCTTATTCTAAAGCTGGTGAAGTGCAAGATGCGCATTCGTTGTTTGTCAAAATGCCTGAAAGAAATACTGTCTCGTGGAACACCTTAATTACTACCTTGGTGCGACGTGGGTCAGAAGAGAAAGCTCTGGATGTATACTATAGGATGATCGCGGAAGGATATGTGCCTACCCGTTTTACTTTGGCCAGTGTTTTAAGTGCATGTGGAGCATTGACAGAATTAGAacatggtaggagatgtcatggCCTTTCAATAAAAAATGGTCTTGACAAAAATTTGTACGTTAGTAATGCTGTGTTGTGCTTGTATGCCAAGTGTAGGTCTGTCAAGGATGCAATTCGAGCTTTTGAGGATGTGCCCCATCCTAACGAGGTTTCTTTCACAGCAATGATGGGTGCGCTAGCAGAGAGTGATCGAGTTGAGGAAGCTGTGGAAGTATTTAGATTGGTACACAGAAATGGAGTTAATATTGATTCCGTTGCATTGTCGAGCATTTTGGGTGTTCTTACCAGAGGTGGAACTAAAGATTTTGGTCCTTGTGATCAGGGGGGTGAAGTTTCGTATTCTCTGCACGGGCAGCAGGTTCATTGTATCACCGTCAAGCTtggttttgaaattgatcttcATTTAAGTAATTCATTGCTCGACATGTATGCAAAGAATGGGAACATGGATAAAGCTGAGCTGATTTTTGCTAATATGCAGGAAAGTAGTGTTGTTTCTTGGAATATTATGATAGCTGGGTATGGCCAGAAATTGCAGAGTGAGAAAGCTTTATACTTTTTCCAGAGAATGTCATCCAGGGGTCTAGACCCAGATGAGATCACTTATATTAATATGCTTGCAGCATGTGTGAGATCTGGGGATATTGAGACTGGACGTCAAATGTTTGATAAGATACCATACCCAAGCTTGAGTTCATGGAATGCCTTACTGTCTGGGTATTCCCAGAATGAGAACCACAAGGAAGCTCTGGAACTTTTCAGGGAAATGCAGTTTCGTAGCTTCGGGCCTGATCGAACGACATTGGCTATCATCCTCAGCTCATGTGCGGGGATGGACCTTTTGGAGTGTGGGAAGCAGGTCCATGCTGTCTCACAAAAGGCTGCCCTTCATACTGACATATATGTTGCCAGTGGTCTTATTGGTATTTACTCAAAATGTGGGAAAGTAGAGATGGCAAAGCATGTTTTTTATAGATTGCGTGAATTGGATATTGTCTGCTGGAATGCTTTGATAGCTGGGCTTTCATTTAATACTCTAGACAGCGAAGCATTTACTTTATTTAAACAGATGCGAAAAAAGGGGATACTGCCCAGTGAATTCTCATATACAGCTATGCTTAGTTGTTGTGTAAATCTATGTTCTTTGTCTCAAGGGAGACAGGTGCATGCACAGTTGGCAAAAGATGGATATATAACTGATGTTTGTGTAGGGAGTACTCTTATCAATATGTATTGTAAATGTGGGGATGTAAATGGGGCGCGGCATTTCTTTGATTTGATGCCTGAGAAAAATACGATTACTTGGAACCAGATGATACATGGGTTTGCACAGAATGGACGTGGAGATGAGGCTGTTCGCCTTTATGAGAACATGATTGTATCAGGTGAGAAACCTGATGGCATAACCTTTATTGCAGTTTTATCTGCCTGTAATCATGCAGGATTGGTTGATGCTGGGATCAAAATATTCAATTCGATGCAGCCAGAGCATGGTGTGGAGGCACTTTTGGATCATTACACTTGCATCATTGACTGCCTAGGCCGATCTGGTAGGTTCCATGAAGTGGAAATACTTGTAGATAAGATGCCATATAAAGATGATCCAGTTATATGGGAAGTTCTGCTTAGTTCCTGTAGAGTTCATGGTAACGTGAGCTTAGCAAGAAGAGCAGCAGATGAGCTCTTCCATTTGGACCCACAAAATTCTGTCCCATATGTGCTTCTAACCAATATCTATGCTTCTTTGGGGAGATGGGATGAAGCAAGGGCTGTTAGAGAACTGATGAGTGCTAAACAGGTTATCAAGGATCCAGGTTATAGCTGGATTGAGCATAAGAATGATTTGCAACCTTTTATATTTGATCAAGGTCTTAGTCATGGAGTTGATGTTAAAGATGAAACATTTTTCTTTAGTGGGCAGCTAAATGATAAAGCTTCCCTTTATTTGGCTGCAGAACGATTAAAAGGGAACAACATCATGGGAATGAGATGA